The following are encoded in a window of Castanea sativa cultivar Marrone di Chiusa Pesio chromosome 9, ASM4071231v1 genomic DNA:
- the LOC142610002 gene encoding zinc finger protein 8, translated as MDKTSDRETHDFMNVESFSQLPFIRPAPVKEKSIRLFGIEFGSDNNIPASTTDESESAELNACDDITKDNNNSTNNNSENGESNRRFECHYCCRNFPTSQALGGHQNAHKRERQHAKRAHLQSAMVHSSLSDAHVYGLMNYHRLGSSPMPPMTYPSWNTNNSNTARYYGSHTSSYSQPAPINGSPLPLWRIPTVQSSNPTTRNSMHPLPLFAGDELKPSHSQVGGSTSQSRYVYESKTSVTDHVSLDLHL; from the coding sequence aTGGACAAGACGAGTGATAGAGAAACCCATGACTTCATGAACGTTGAATCATTCTCTCAGCTCCCTTTCATTCGACCAGCACCAGTTAAAGAAAAAAGCATTAGGCTTTTTGGCATAGAGTTTGGCAGTGACAACAACATCCCAGCTTCCACCACAGATGAATCCGAGTCAGCTGAGCTCAACGCATGCGATGATATTACAAAAGACAACAACAATAGCACCAACAACAACAGTGAAAACGGTGAGAGCAACCGGAGATTCGAGTGCCATTACTGTTGTCGAAACTTCCCTACCTCTCAAGCCTTAGGGGGTCATCAAAACGCACATAAAAGGGAACGTCAACACGCAAAAAGAGCACACCTTCAGTCAGCTATGGTGCATAGTAGTCTCTCTGATGCACACGTCTATGGCCTCATGAATTACCACCGGCTTGGCTCTTCTCCAATGCCACCTATGACTTACCCTTCATGGAACACTAATAATTCTAACACAGCCAGGTATTATGGAAGCCACACTAGCTCGTATTCTCAGCCTGCACCTATAAATGGGAGTCCTTTACCTTTGTGGAGAATCCCAACTGTCCAAAGTAGTAACCCTACTACTCGGAACTCGATGCACCCTTTGCCACTGTTTGCTGGTGATGAGTTAAAGCCTTCACACTCGCAGGTTGGTGGCTCTACTTCACAAAGCAGGTATGTTTATGAATCCAAAACGAGCGTGACAGACCATGTCAGTTTGGATCTTCATCTTTAG